Proteins from a single region of Echeneis naucrates chromosome 2, fEcheNa1.1, whole genome shotgun sequence:
- the bco1l gene encoding beta,beta-carotene 15,15'-dioxygenase, with the protein MLSIFAKNGSETPEPVKAQVIGSIPSWLQGTLLRNGPGLFSVGNSQYNHWFDGLSLIHSFTFSNGEVTYRSKFLKSETYKRNIKADRIIVTEFGTMAYPDPCKNIFSRSVTHLRNIIPDFTDNNLINIIRYGRDYYASSEINYMNQIDPATLETVGRINYRNHIALNLATAHPHYDKEGNSYNMGSAILGFGRPKYVIFKVPAEPEGRGHTKPALRNVQQVCSIPFRSLLFPSYFHSFGMTENYIVFVEQPFKLDIVKLATAYFRGVSWGSCLRFDKDDTTLFHVMNRETGRKASSRCYGDALVVFHHINAYEEDGHVVVDLISYKDGGLYEMFYIDSLTRDDTFSQSDQKMTKPVCQRFVLPLDVQQDCPRGANLVRLTDTTAQAVLQQDGSIYCTPETLFEGLEMPGINYSFNARKYRYFYGSRVEMSPHPNKIAKFDISSRKHVTWQQENCFPSEPVFVGSPGAEEEDDGVILSSVISPDPNVSPFLLVLDAKTFQEIARASIPASVHMDLHGHFIPAAV; encoded by the exons ATGCTGTCAATATTTGCCAAGAATGGGTCAGAGACTCCGGAGCCAGTGAAAGCTCAAGTGATCG GCTCCATCCCATCATGGCTGCAGGGAACGCTGCTGAGGAACGGACCAGGTCTGTTCTCTGTGGGGAACTCCCAGTACAATCACTGGTTTGATGGCCTGTCGCTCATCCACAGCTTCACCTTCAGCAACG GTGAGGTGACTTACAGAAGTAAGTTTCTGAAGAGTGAGACCTACAAGCGGAACATCAAGGCCGACAGGATAATCGTCACGGAGTTTGGCACCATGGCCTACCCAGATCCCTGCAAGAACATCTTCTCCAG ATCCGTCACACATCTCAGAAACATCATCCCGGACTTCACCGACAACAACTTGATCAACATCATTCGTTATGGCCGGGACTACTACGCCTCCTCCGAGATCAACTACATGAACCAGATCGATCCTGCCACGCTGGAAACGGTGGGCAGG ATCAACTACAGGAACCACATCGCTCTGAACCTGGCCACGGCTCATCCTCATTACGACAAGGAGGGCAACAGCTACAACATGGGCAGCGCCATCTTGGGCTTCGGACGGCCGAAATACGTCATCTTCAAAGTGCCGGCTGAGCCCGAAG GGAGGGGGCACACGAAGCCGGCCTTGAGGAATGTGCAGCAGGTGTGTTCGATTCCCTTCCGATCCCTCCTGTTCCCGAGCTACTTCCACAGCTTCGGCATGACGGAGAACTACATCGTGTTCGTGGAGCAGCCCTTCAAGCTGGACATCGTCAAGCTGGCCACGGCCTATTTCAGAGGGGTGTCCTGGGGGAGCTGCCTCCGGTTCGACAAAGACGACACG ACGCTGTTTCACGTCATGAACCGAGAGACGGGGAGGAAGGCGTCCTCCCGTTGCTATGGCGACGCCTTGGTGGTTTTCCACCACATCAACGCCTACGAGGAGGACGGCCACGTGGTGGTCGACCTGATCAGCTACAAAGATGGCGGCCTGTACGAAATGTTCTACATCGACAGCTTAACGCGAGACGACACCTTCAGCCAGTCCGACCAGAAGATGACCAAACCGGTCTGTCAGAGATTCGTCCTGCCGCTCGACGTCCAGCAG GACTGTCCCAGAGGAGCCAACCTAGTGAGGCTGACGGACACGACGGCCCAGGCGGTGCTGCAGCAGGACGGATCCATCTACTGCACGCCCGAAACGCTGTTTGAAG GGCTGGAGATGCCCGGGATCAACTACAGCTTCAACGCGAGGAAGTACAGATACTTCTACGGCTCCAGGGTCGAGATGTCTCCTCACCCCAACAAG ATCGCCAAGTTCgacatcagcagcaggaaacacgTGACGTGGCAGCAGGAGAACTGCTTCCCGTCGGAGCCGGTGTTCGTTGGGTCTCCCGGAgccgaggaggaggacgacg GAGTCATCTTGTCGTCTGTGATCTCTCCGGATCCAAACGTGTCTCCGTTCCTGCTCGTACTCGACGCCAAAACCTTCCAGGAAATCGCCCGAGCTTCCATCCCCGCCAGCGTGCACATGGACCTCCACGGACATTTCATCCCCGCTGCTGTCTGA
- the LOC115051813 gene encoding kalirin-like has product MNPVDGGGEAGPDGLATAGSGKCESVRAVDVLTVLREKVAFVSGGRDKRGGPILTFPARTNHDRIKQEDLSRLVTYLSTIPSEDVRARGFTVVVDMRGSKWDSVKPVLRTLQESFSSSIHTALLIKPDTFWQKHKTNLGSAKLSFETSLVSVEGLSRLVDPSQLTSDLGGSLEYDHVEWTELRLGLEEFSGAATQLLGQLEQLEAGLNRTPEPQDVDEARKLLEEHGRLRNTIATAPVDALDREGRSLLQRMRLGPSHGDASNEGSSGGGSHGSWLSGGADFQSVAPKVSSLLDRLQAARSHLLQSWSDRKLHLDQALQLHLYEQDATKMSEWIAHSKELFMQSLAEVGQNHQHALDLQTQHQHFTVNCMNGSVNVDSVVTVAARLAEAGHYGAERIAMVSSRLQEDWKSLTTALEERSNTLAMATGFHQGAEQFLLKVEGWVQVCSEGSLPSATAELEAAIKKHQDLNEETSANYTQVSESGKALLDVLQRCPTTDSDDSSTKPDFTSATHGIMGVLHQVMQGHHEVEGAWQHRKLRLHQRLQLCVFQQDVRQVLDWVEQHGEVFLNKHSGVGKSLHRARALQKRHDDFQQVAQNTYTNAEKLLEAADQLAQSGECEEEEIYQAARDLELRMQAFIQRVEQRKLLLDLAVSFYTHTKELSVWMEGLQKQLSSDLCVCPDTVEALQTLIGQQQQQQANTQEAAMSVIREGEDLILQLRYTDCGCVCFRPQGSSVAHVESVLQQLEESHVQLEELFHQRKIRLDVYLQLRILQQCTLEVTGEMDAWKQELQKQSQDFSTENPEALTLAQQRIHRHMERRLAMNNMIYEVIQQGHDLQQYINEVQASGIELSEAEGGLSSQVDELQHLLQDKQKELQQIADHTHTHLEQNLQLRHLQSQVKQVLGWISEGEVMLSSCMLNSSCLSEAEQLQREHERLQQAIEALLHADSLQRTHQVALALQQRAELLVRSGHYDPDAVRSCAQTVALHWQTLMLRIEDRLKLVNASAAFYRTSQQVCGVLESLEQEYRREEDWCGGGDRQPEQLLPLINKHMEQKEAFLKACTLARRNAEVFLKYIHRNSVTMANISGHSVTVSGVTGVTEVTGHSRVPEQQVKGILSELLQRENRVLHFWTLKKRRLDQCQQYLMFQSHAQQALDWLQQSGDHYLTTHTSPGANLAETQELLNQHREFCVSAKHTQEKVHLLIQLAESMLAKGHAHRTELRRCVSTVDKRYRDFTVRMGQYRHLLETAMGGCSQDNKDLELELIPNSLSDSDPEVNLSDPSHQVSDEKRRSARKKEYIMAELLQTERVYVRDLQECIETYLWEMTSGSEDVPAGLANKDDIVFGNIQDIYEFHNSIFLKELENYEQLPEDVGHCFVTWADKFHMYVTYCRNKPDSSLLIQQHGVGFFEEVQRRHGLANSISSALIKPVQRITKYQLLLKELLACCEEGKGEIKEGLDVMLSVPKRANDAMHVSMLEGLEEGLEVQGELLLQDSFLVWEPKSLIRKGRDRHLFLFELSLIFSKEIKDSSGRTKYLYKSRLRTSELGVTEHIEGDPCKFALWVGRTPTSDNKTVLKASSLELKQEWVRSIRQVIQERRGHLRGALREPIPLPKTPNPTLGRQRSITRRETSEDADSLGDASSQPDTVSIASRTSQNTADSDKLSGGCELVVVLLDFSSGGPGELSVRCGQTVELVERSADRPGWCLVRTTDQTPQQEGLLPMSTLCLSHSHSAADMEGLIPACTTSSSTSSTCTTTSSSCNSSTTNTSSNSSSTVCPGKDSGLYSSDASGLQTQTTSATSPTVCGIGGAPGGAAGSPGPKRSGSGTGNTLKRWLTSPVRRLSQGKADGQKKPPIRTRRRDNRTELTTPLSSNAQTKARKEDGGQSGGEEEPEEESHTPLPPPMQIIKDPNNPEVMGGLDSDQGSNESDTEQRNKALRGRMFVVNEMVQSEKDYVKDLGVIVEGFMSRLEVRGIPEDMRGKDKIVFGNIQQIYDWHRDFFLVELERCVQNHDLLADLFIRHERRLHMYVVYCQNKPRSEFIVIEYENFFEEIQHEISCRMSISDYLIKPIQRITKYQLLLKDFLKYTSKAGLDCEEVEKAVELMSLVPKRCNDMMNLGRLQGYEGKLTSQGKLLQQETFCVWEQDGGVLSRSKERRVFLFEQIIIFSELLRKGSNNPGYQFKNSIKVSYLAMQDSVDGDPCKFVLWSRGSAERFTLQASSASIKMTWAETIAALLDAQNNFLSALQSPIEYQRKEGGISVTRPLSSVRPPSAPPTPNGHAPQPQPDSEQDDQELVLVLQDFVAVREDEISVFRGEKVQILASNQQGQSLVYRPANSDSPAAEGWVPRSVLNTH; this is encoded by the exons atgaaTCCggtggatggaggaggagaagcggGCCCGGATGGCCTGGCGACGGCAg gtTCAGGTAAATGCGAGAGTGTGCGAGCAGTCGACGTCCTGACGGTGCTCAGAGAGAAAGTGGCCTTCGTGTCAG GTGGGCGGGACAAACGAGGCGGACCAATCCTGACCTTCCCTGCCAGGACCAATCATGATCGAATAAAGCAGGAGGACCTCAGCCGGCTGGTCACCTACCTGTCCACCATACCCAG cgaGGACGTCCGTGCACGTGGCTTCACCGTGGTGGTGGACATGCGCGGCAGTAAGTGGGACAGCGTGAAGCCGGTGCTGCGGACGCTGCAGGAGTCGTTTTCTTCCAGCATCCACACGGCGCTGCTCATCAAACCAGACACCTTCTGGCAGAAACACAAGACCAACCTGGGCAGCGCCAAGCTGAGCTTCGAG aCCAGTCTGGTGTCGGTGGAGGGTCTGTCTCGGCTCGTCGACCCGTcgcagctgacctctgacctgggCGGCTCGCTGGAGTACGACCacgtggagtggacggagctGCGTCTGGGCCTGGAGGAGTTTTCTGGGGCTGCCACGCAGCTTCTGGgccagctggagcagctggaggcGGGGCTAAACCGAACCCCTGAGCCCCAGGATGTAGACGAGGCCCGGAA ACTCCTGGAGGAACACGGACGTCTCCGTAACACCATCGCCACAGCGCCGGTTGATGCTCTTGACAGAGAAGGGCGGAGTCTGCTCCAGCGAATGCGCCTGGGTCCTTCCCATGGCGACGCCTCTAACGAAGGCAGCAGTGGGGGTGGCAGCCACGGCAGCTGGCTGTCAGGTGGGGCTGACTTTCAGAGCGTGGCGCCCAAGGTCTCGTCTCTGCTGGACCGACTGCAGGCGGCTCGCAGTcacctgctgcagagctggagtGACAGGAAGCTGCACCTGGACCAGGCGCTGCAGCTGCACCTGTATGAACAGGACGCCACCAAG atGTCCGAGTGGATCGCCCACAGTAAAGAGCTCTTCATGCAGAGTTTGGCGGAGGTTGGCCAGAATCACCAGCATGCCCTCGACCTCCAGACGCAACACCAGCACTTCACCGTCAACTGCATG AACGGCAGCGTCAACGTGGACAGCGTGGTCACTGTGGCGGCGAGGCTCGCAGAGGCCGGACACTACGGGGCGGAGCGAATCGCCATGGTGTCGTCTCGGTTACAGGAAGACTGGAAGTCCCTGACAACGGCACTGGAGGAGCGTAGCAACACGCTCGCCATGGCAACTGGCTTCCACCAGGGAGCTGAGCAG TTCCTCCTTAAAGTGGAGGGTTGGGTCCAGGTTTGCTCTGAAGGGTCGTTGCCGTCGGCGACAGCTGAATTAGAGGctgcaataaaaaaacaccAGGATCTGAATGAGGAGACCTCTGCTAACTACACACAG gtcagtgaGAGTGGTAAAGCCTTATTGGACGTCCTCCAGCGTTGCCCGACCACCGACTCTGATGACTCATCGACCAAACCAGACTTCACTTCTGCCACGCATGGCATCATGGGAGTTTTGCACCAGGTCATGCAG GGTCACCATGAGGTGGAGGGGGCGTGGCAGCACCGTAAGCTCCGCCTCCACCAAcgtctgcagctgtgtgtgtttcaacagGATGTGAGACAG gtgttGGACTGGGTGGAGCAGCATGGGGAGGTTTTCCTCAACAAACACAGCGGCGTGGGGAAGTCTCTGCACCGAGCGCGAGCTCTGCAGAAACGACACGATGACTTCCAGCAGGTCGCGCAG aacaCTTACACTAATGCAGAGAAGCTTCTGGAAGCAGCCGATCAGCTGGCTCAGTCTGGagagtgtgaggaggaggagatctACCAGGCAGCACGAGACCTGGAGCTCCGGATGCAG GCATTTATCCAGCGCGTTGaacagaggaagctgctgctggatctTGCGGTGTCgttctacacacacaccaaggag CTCTCAGTGTGGATGGAGGGCCTCCAGAAGCAGCTCTCCTCAGACCTCTGTGTTTGCCCGGACACTGTGGAGGCTCTGCAGACTCTGATCggccaacagcaacagcagcaggctAACACACAG GAAGCTGCGATGAGTGTCATCCGGGAAGGAGAAGACCTCATCCTGCAACTCAGGTACACAGA ctgtgggtgtgtttgtttcaggccaCAGGGCAGCTCCGTGGCCCACGTGGAGTcggtgctgcagcagctggaggagtcTCATGTTCAGCTGGAGGAACTTTTCCATCAGAGGAAGATCCGACTGGATGTTTATCTGCAGCTCCGCATCCTGCAGCAGTGCACGCTGGAG gTGACCGGGGAAATGGATGCCTGGAAGCAGGAACTGCAGAAACAGTCCCAGGACTTCTCCACTGAGAA CCCAGAGGCGCTAACGCTAGCTCAGCAACGCATCCACAG GCACATGGAGCGAAGGCTGGCGATGAACAACATGATCTACGAGGTCATCCAGCAAGGTCATGACCTTCAGCAATACATCAACGAGGTCCAGGCATCAG GTATCGAGCTGTCGGAGGCAGAGGGGGGGCTCTCCTCTCAGGTGGACGAGCTGCAGCACCTCCTGCAGGACAAAcagaaggagctgcagcagatcgctgatcacacacacacacacctggagcAGAACCTGCAGCTGAGACACCTGCAGAGTCAGGTCAAACAg GTGCTGGGCTGGATCTCTGAGGGCGAGGTCATGTTGTCGTCCTGCATGTTGAACTCCAgctgtttatctgaagctgaaCAGCTGCAGAGGGAACACGAGCGCCTCCAACAGGCCATAGAG GCTCTGCTCCACGCCGACTCCCTCCAGAGGACTCACCAGGTGGCTCtggctctgcagcagagagctgagCTGCTCGTCAG GTCTGGTCACTATGATCCGGATGCAGTGAGGTCCTGTGCCCAGACGGTGGCGCTGCACTGGCAGACGCTGATGCTGAGGATCGAGGACAGACTCAAACTGGTCAACGCATCTGCTGCTTTCTACAGGACGTCCCAGCAG GTGTGTGGGGTCCTGGAGAGTCTGGAGCAGGAGTACCGCAGGGAGGAGGACTGGTGTGGAGGAGGAGACCGGCAGCCGGAGCAGCTGCTGCCGCTCATCAACAAACACATGGAGCAGAAGGAGGCCTTTCTAAAG gcaTGCACGCTGGCCAGACGAAACGCAGAGGTTTTCCTCAAGTACATCCACCGCAACAGCGTCACCATGGCGAACATCTCTGGCCACAGCGTCACCGTCTCCGGGGTGACCGGGGTCACGGAGGTCACCGGGCACTCCAGGGTCCCGGAGCAGCAGGTCAAAG GTATCCTCAGTGAGCTGCTCCAGAGGGAAAACAGAGTTCTTCATTTCTGGACTTTGAAGAAGCGCCGACTGGATCAGTGTCAGCAGTACCTGATGTTCCAGAGCCACGCCCAGCAG GCTCTGGATTGGCTGCAGCAGTCAGGTGACCACTacctgaccacacacacatcaccggGGGCCAATCTGGCTGAAACCCAAGAACTGTTGAACCAACACAGGGAGTTCTGTGTTTCTGCCAAG CACACACAGGAGAAGGTTCACCTGCTGATCCAGCTGGCAGAGAGCATGCTGGCTAAAGGCCACGCCCACCGCACAGAGCTCCGCCGCTGTGTTTCCACTGTGGACAAACGTTACCGCGACTTCACCGTCAGGATGGGACAGTACCGCCACCTGCTGGAGACGGCGATGGGCGGGTGCTCACAG GACAATAAGGACTtggagctggagctgatcccCAACAGTCTGTCTGACTCGGACCCCGAGGTCAACCTGTCCGACCCGAGCCACCAGGTCAGCGACGAGAAGAGGCGTTCGGCCCGCAAGAAAGA gtacATCATGGCTGAGCTCCTTCAAACTGAGAGAGTGTATGTCAGAGATCTGCAGGAGTGTATTGAG ACGTACCTGTGGGAGATGACGAGTGGCTCAGAGGACGTCCCGGCTGGTCTTGCCAACAAGGACGACATTGTGTTTGGAAACATCCAGGACATCTATGAGTTCCACAACAG TATTTTCCTGAAGGAGCTGGAAAACTATGAACAACTTCCTGAAGACGTCGGACACTGTTTTGTTACCTGG gCTGATAAGTTCCACATGTACGTGACGTACTGCAGGAACAAACCAGACTCCAGCTTACTGATCCAGCAACACGGCGTGGGATTCTTCGAG GAGGTCCAGAGGCGACACGGTCTGGCGAACTccatctcctctgctctcatcaaACCGGTTCAGAGGATCACCAAATACCAGCTGCTGCTCAAG GAGTTGTTAGCGTGTTGCGAGGAGGGAAAGGGCGAGATAAAAGAAGGTCTGGATGTGATGCTGAGCGTCCCAAAGAGAGCCAACGATGCTATGCACGTTAGCATGCTAGAAG GTCTGGAGGAAGGTCTGGAGGTCCAGGGCGAGCTCCTCCTCCAGGACTCCTTCCTGGTTTGGGAGCCGAAGTCTCTGATCAGGAAGGGGCGGGACCGACACCTCTTCCTGTTCGAGCTGTCACTCATCTTCAGCAAGGAGATCAAAGACTCGTCCGGACGAACCAAATATCTCTACAAGAGCAGACTGAGG ACCTCAGAGCTCGGCGTGACCGAACACATCGAGGGGGATCCCTGTAAGTTTGCTCTGTGGGTCGGACGCACACCGACATCTGACAATAAGACGGTGCTGAAG GCATCGTCGTTGGAGCTGAAGCAGGAGTGGGTCCGCAGTATCCGCCAGGTGATCCAGGAAAGGCGGGGCCACCTGCGGGGGGCGCTGAGGGAGCCCATCCCCCTCCCCAAGACACCCAACCCCACCCTGGGGCGACAGCGCAGCATCACCCGCAg GGAGACGAGTGAGGACGCAGACAGTCTGGGCGACGCCAGCAGTCAGCCCGACACCGTCTCCATCGCCTCCCGAACATCACAGAACACAGCCGACAGCGACAAG CTGTCCGGAGGATGTGAGTTAGTGGTGGTGCTGTTGGACTTCTCCTCCGGTGGACCAGGAGAGCTCAGCGTCCGCTGCGGTCAGACGGTGGAGCTGGTGGAGCGTTCGGCCGACAGACCCGGGTGGTGTCTGGTCAGGACGACGGATCAAACGCCCCAACAG gaggGTTTGCTGCCGATGAGCAccctctgtctgtcacactcCCACAGTGCAGCGGACATGGAGGGGCTAATCCCGGCCTGCACCACCTCCTCCAGCACCTCATCCACCTGTACCACCACCTCGTCCTCCTGCAACTCCTCCACCACCAACACTtcctccaactcctcctccaCCGTCTGCCCAGGGAAGG ATTCTGGTCTCTACAGCTCTGATGCTTCGGGACTTCAAACTCAGACGACCA GCGCCACCTCTCCCACAGTGTGTGGCATCGGTGGAGCTCCAGGCGGCGCTGCGGGCTCCCCAGGGCCCAAACGCAGCGGCTCCGGAACCGGAAACACCCTGAAG cgCTGGTTGACGAGTCCAGTTCGGAGGCTGAGTCAAGGAAAAGCAGACGGACAGAAAAAACCGCCCATCAGAACTAGGAGGCGGGACAACAGGACAGAACTGACCACACCCCTCAGCAGCAACGCACAGACG aaagcAAGGAAGGAGGACGGGGGTCagagtggaggggaggaggagccAGAGGAAGAAAGCCACACCCCTCTACCCCCGCCCATGCAAATCATCAAAGACCCGAACAACCCCGAGGTAATGGGT GGTTTGGACTCAGATCAGGGCTCCAACGAATCAGACActgaacagagaaacaaagcacTGAGAGGACGCAt GTTTGTGGTCAATGAAATGGTCCAATCAGAAAAAGACTATGTGAAGGACCTGGGTGTCATCGTGGAG GGCTTCATGTCACGGCTGGAGGTCAGAGGGATTCCTGAGGACatgagaggaaaagacaaaattgTCTTTGGCAACATCCAGCAGATCTACGACTGGCACCGCGA TTTCTTCCTGGTGGAGTTGGAGCGTTGTGTCCAGAATCACGACCTGCTGGCCGACCTCTTCATCAGACAT GAACGACGTCTCCACATGTACGTGGTTTACTGTCAGAACAAGCCACGGTCAGAGTTCATCGTCATTGAGTACGAGAACTTCTTTGAG gAAATCCAGCACGAGATCAGCTGCAGGATGTCGATCAGTGATTATCTGATCAAGCCCATCCAGAGAATCACCAAGtaccagctgctgctgaag GATTTCCTCAAGTATACATCCAAAGCCGGGCTGGACTGTGAGGAGGTTGAG aaagcggtggagctgatgtcATTGGTCCCAAAACGCTGCAACGACATGATGAACCTGGGACGACTGCAGGGATATGAG GGGAAGTTGACGTCTCAGgggaagctgctgcagcaggagaccTTCTGTGTTTGGGAGCAGGACGGGGGAGTTTTGTCTCGCAGCAAAGAGCGCAGAGTTTTCCTGTTCGAGCAGATCATCATCTTCAGCGAACTGCTGCGAAAAGGCTCCAACAATCCTGGATACCAGTTCAAGAACAGCATCAAG GTGAGTTACCTGGCGATGCAGGACAGTGTGGACGGAGATCCTTGCAAGTTTGTGTTGTGGTCTCGCGGCTCGGCAGAGCGCTTCACGCTGCAGGCGTCCTCCGCCAGCATCAAGATGACCTGGGCAGAGACCATAGCCGCTCTGTTGGACGCCCAGAACAACTTCCTGTCCG CTCTTCAGTCTCCCATTGAGTACCAGAGGAAGGAGGGCGGGATCTCTGTGACCCGCCCACTGTCGTCGGTGCGACCGCCGTCTGCCCCCCCTACGCCCAACGGACACGCCCCTCAGCCTCAGCCTGACAGCGAGCAGGACGACCAG gagctggtcctggtcctgcagGACTTCGTGGCAGTCCGGGAGGACGAGATCTCTGTGTTTCGGGGGGAGAAGGTCCAGATCCTGGCGTCCAACCAGCAGGGTCAGAGTCTGGTTTACCGGCCGGCCAACAGCGACTCGCCGGCCGCAGAAGGCTGGGTCCCACGGAGCGTCctcaacacacactga